The Chryseolinea soli genome contains a region encoding:
- the priA gene encoding replication restart helicase PriA, whose protein sequence is MELFEQPGTESRITLFAELMLPIPVPKLFTYRVPLPLNDKIMVGQRAIVPFGDRKILTGVVVSVTDQPPKQYEAKYILELLDDFPSVTELQFKLFQWMADYYLCSTGEVMNAALPSGLKLSSESMVQLNPAFNLEESDFDFSEKERMLLKRLVGESMEYSAISKFLGVKTVYSLLKSLVGKGAIILYEEVKEKYKPRTERRIRLTEVYAVASALEGLFETIGTKPKQEAIVLKYLQDVPVLSHVEANKHGLAQKQLMNDDTLSESSLRTLIKNGVFEEFEVVVSRFEEEPLPDQHIIQLSEEQHQAQQEILASFKEHSATLLQGVTGSGKTEIYINLIKQAIEGGSQVLYLLPEIALTTQIVQRLRKIFGTTMGVYHSKFSDNERVEVWNGILNGRFKFVVGVRSSIFLPFDNLGLIIVDEEHDSSYKQQEPAPRYHARDVAVVMAQLHHAKVLLGSATPAVETYYQALQGKYGFVKLDKRFGEARLPTLVLADMGRERKQKTVKGEFSGLLLKNIGDALSKKEQVIVFQNRRGYSPMVNCEDCGWVPKCVNCAVSLTYHQYRHALVCHYCGYREALPQNCPTCSSTRLKTVGYGTEKLEEELMLHFPDARIQRMDLDTTRSKSGYESILDHFERGETDILVGTQMVTKGLDFDHVSLVGIFNADRMIHFPDFRSYERAYQLITQVSGRAGRREVPGTVVIQTSSPDHPLLLTILNHSMEKFYGDQLEDRRQHSYPPFSRLIDVTIKHVDKKVCREGADALFKLFRSAMPGTKLLGPGEPMVSKIRNQFLMSILVKIPRGSSELGALKQALMQCIQQLLKEKEHRNTRVIVDVDPV, encoded by the coding sequence GTGGAACTTTTCGAACAACCCGGTACGGAATCACGCATCACGCTCTTCGCAGAGTTGATGTTGCCTATTCCTGTGCCCAAACTGTTCACCTACCGCGTGCCCCTTCCGCTGAATGACAAGATCATGGTGGGGCAGCGCGCTATCGTTCCCTTTGGTGATCGCAAGATCCTTACCGGTGTGGTGGTGTCTGTTACGGATCAACCACCGAAACAGTACGAAGCGAAATACATCCTCGAACTGCTCGACGACTTCCCGTCCGTCACCGAGTTGCAGTTCAAGCTCTTTCAATGGATGGCCGATTATTATCTCTGCTCCACCGGCGAGGTGATGAACGCAGCCCTTCCCAGTGGTCTGAAGCTCTCCAGCGAGTCGATGGTGCAACTGAACCCGGCGTTTAACCTGGAGGAGTCGGATTTTGATTTCTCGGAGAAGGAGCGGATGTTGCTGAAGCGGTTGGTGGGGGAGTCGATGGAGTATTCGGCCATCAGCAAGTTCCTGGGCGTGAAGACGGTGTACAGCTTGCTGAAGTCGTTGGTGGGGAAGGGTGCTATTATTTTGTATGAGGAAGTAAAAGAAAAATATAAACCCCGCACGGAGCGGCGCATCCGGTTAACAGAAGTCTATGCGGTAGCGTCCGCGTTGGAGGGGTTGTTCGAAACGATCGGTACGAAGCCAAAGCAGGAAGCCATTGTGCTAAAATATCTGCAGGATGTGCCGGTGTTGAGTCATGTCGAGGCGAACAAACATGGCCTGGCGCAGAAGCAGTTGATGAACGACGATACGTTGTCGGAGTCTTCGTTGCGCACGCTGATCAAGAACGGCGTGTTCGAAGAGTTCGAGGTAGTGGTGTCGCGCTTTGAGGAAGAGCCGTTGCCGGATCAGCACATTATTCAACTGAGTGAAGAACAACATCAGGCGCAACAGGAGATATTGGCCAGCTTCAAGGAGCATAGTGCCACACTATTGCAGGGTGTGACCGGCAGCGGCAAGACAGAGATCTATATCAACCTGATCAAGCAGGCCATTGAGGGCGGCTCGCAAGTGCTCTATCTGCTCCCCGAAATTGCGTTGACCACGCAGATCGTGCAACGGCTACGCAAGATCTTCGGCACGACCATGGGCGTTTACCACTCCAAGTTCAGCGACAACGAGCGCGTGGAAGTTTGGAACGGCATCCTCAACGGCCGTTTCAAATTTGTGGTGGGCGTTCGCTCCTCCATCTTCCTGCCGTTCGACAACCTCGGGTTGATCATTGTGGATGAGGAGCACGATTCGTCCTACAAACAACAGGAGCCTGCCCCGCGCTACCACGCCCGTGATGTGGCCGTGGTGATGGCGCAGTTGCATCACGCCAAAGTGCTGCTGGGGTCGGCTACCCCGGCTGTGGAGACCTACTACCAGGCGCTGCAAGGGAAATACGGTTTTGTGAAACTAGATAAACGCTTTGGCGAAGCCCGGCTGCCTACACTTGTGTTGGCCGATATGGGTCGCGAGCGCAAGCAGAAAACGGTAAAGGGAGAGTTCTCCGGATTGTTGTTGAAGAACATTGGCGATGCGCTCTCTAAAAAAGAACAGGTCATTGTCTTTCAAAATCGCCGGGGCTATTCGCCGATGGTGAACTGTGAGGACTGTGGTTGGGTGCCGAAGTGTGTGAATTGTGCGGTGAGTCTTACCTATCATCAATATCGTCATGCTTTAGTGTGTCATTATTGTGGCTATCGTGAGGCGTTGCCGCAGAACTGTCCCACGTGTTCATCTACGCGGCTGAAGACGGTGGGCTATGGTACGGAGAAACTAGAGGAGGAACTTATGCTTCATTTCCCTGACGCCCGCATTCAACGTATGGATCTGGATACTACCCGTTCTAAATCCGGTTACGAATCCATCCTCGATCATTTCGAGCGAGGAGAAACCGACATCCTGGTAGGTACCCAAATGGTGACGAAAGGTCTCGACTTCGATCACGTGAGTTTGGTGGGTATTTTCAATGCGGATCGTATGATTCATTTTCCTGACTTTCGGAGTTATGAGCGAGCGTATCAACTCATCACGCAAGTGAGTGGTCGTGCGGGTAGGCGGGAGGTGCCCGGTACGGTGGTGATACAAACCAGCAGTCCGGATCATCCGTTGTTGCTAACGATCTTGAATCACAGCATGGAGAAGTTTTATGGTGATCAGTTGGAAGACCGCCGGCAACACAGTTACCCGCCGTTTAGCCGCTTGATAGATGTTACGATCAAGCACGTGGATAAGAAGGTGTGTCGGGAAGGGGCTGATGCGTTGTTTAAATTGTTTCGGAGTGCTATGCCAGGTACGAAGTTGCTCGGGCCGGGTGAGCCGATGGTTTCGAAAATACGGAATCAGTTTTTGATGAGCATTTTGGTGAAGATCCCCCGGGGAAGTAGTGAGTTGGGGGCGTTGAAGCAGGCGTTGATGCAGTGCATACAGCAGTTGTTGAAGGAGAAGGAGCATCGGAATACGCGGGTGATTGTGGATGTGGATCCGGTGTGA
- a CDS encoding queuosine precursor transporter — protein MENTQPDKRHRLFIILAGIFITNTVLAEMIGVKIFSAEATLGLQPAHLNILGFTMDFNLTAGVVIWPVVFITTDLINEYFGKPGVKRISYFTAMLVTYAFVVIFISIRLAPADFWVNGTDSEGNAVNMHHAFNKIFGQGQRIILGSLTAFILGQLVDVFVFQQLRKVTGSKMLWLRATGSTLVSQFVDSFVVLYIAFAGTFTNDQIVAIGITNYIYKFVVAIALTPLIYFGHGLIDRYLGKEYAERISEEASHGSKGFF, from the coding sequence ATGGAAAATACGCAACCCGACAAACGCCACCGTTTGTTTATCATTCTGGCCGGCATCTTCATCACCAACACCGTGTTGGCCGAGATGATCGGGGTGAAGATCTTCAGCGCCGAAGCCACATTGGGGCTGCAGCCCGCCCACCTGAACATCCTCGGCTTCACGATGGACTTCAACCTCACGGCTGGGGTGGTGATCTGGCCCGTGGTGTTCATCACCACCGACTTGATAAACGAGTACTTCGGCAAACCCGGCGTGAAGCGCATCAGCTACTTCACGGCGATGCTGGTGACGTATGCGTTTGTGGTGATCTTCATCTCTATTCGGCTTGCACCCGCCGACTTCTGGGTGAACGGCACGGACTCGGAAGGCAACGCCGTGAACATGCACCACGCTTTCAACAAGATATTCGGGCAAGGACAGCGCATCATCCTCGGATCGCTCACGGCCTTCATCCTCGGCCAGTTGGTGGACGTGTTTGTGTTTCAGCAACTGCGGAAAGTGACAGGGAGCAAGATGCTGTGGCTGCGGGCTACAGGGTCTACGTTGGTGTCGCAGTTTGTGGATAGCTTTGTGGTGCTTTATATCGCTTTCGCGGGAACGTTTACTAATGATCAGATCGTTGCTATTGGGATCACCAATTATATCTATAAGTTCGTCGTGGCCATTGCATTGACGCCTTTGATTTATTTTGGACATGGGCTCATTGACCGGTATCTGGGGAAGGAGTATGCTGAGCGTATTTCGGAGGAGGCTTCGCATGGGAGTAAGGGGTTCTTTTAG
- a CDS encoding ribonuclease Z has product MSFKITILGSSGALPAYGRYTSCQLVEIQNRHFLVDCGEGAQMQLMKLQANFHRIDHIFISHLHGDHFLGLMGLIFTMHLQRRTNELHLYSHRGLDEIITTQFRYSRSVPNFNIVFHRLEKDVREVIFEDDVLTVETIPLKHRIRCSGFLFKEKIKPRRIDKTKLPEGLPLLQVANLKKGHDITDADGNILYKNAELTFDPRKSRSYAYCSDTAYNEAMIDQIRDVDMLYHEATFEEEEAQKAAETFHSTARQAATIALKANAKGLLLGHFSARYKDLSPILKEAHATFENAHLAVEGDVFTLSD; this is encoded by the coding sequence TTGAGTTTTAAGATCACCATTCTCGGCTCCAGTGGCGCATTGCCCGCCTATGGTCGCTACACGTCATGCCAGTTGGTGGAGATCCAGAACCGCCACTTCCTGGTGGACTGTGGCGAGGGTGCCCAGATGCAGCTCATGAAGCTGCAGGCCAACTTCCACCGCATCGACCACATCTTTATCAGTCACCTGCACGGCGACCATTTCCTGGGGCTGATGGGCCTCATCTTCACCATGCATCTGCAACGGCGCACTAACGAACTCCACCTCTATAGCCACCGTGGCCTGGACGAGATCATCACCACCCAGTTTCGCTACTCGCGGTCGGTGCCCAACTTCAACATCGTGTTCCACCGCCTGGAAAAGGACGTGCGCGAGGTCATCTTCGAAGACGACGTGCTCACGGTGGAGACCATTCCCCTGAAACACCGCATCCGCTGCTCGGGCTTCCTCTTCAAGGAGAAGATCAAACCCCGGCGCATCGACAAGACCAAATTGCCTGAAGGCCTGCCGCTGCTGCAGGTGGCCAACCTCAAGAAAGGCCACGACATCACCGACGCCGACGGCAACATCCTCTACAAAAACGCCGAGCTCACCTTCGACCCGCGGAAGTCGCGCAGCTATGCCTACTGCTCAGACACGGCCTACAATGAAGCCATGATCGACCAGATCCGCGATGTGGACATGCTCTATCACGAGGCCACCTTCGAGGAAGAAGAAGCACAGAAGGCGGCCGAAACTTTCCACAGCACAGCCCGCCAGGCGGCCACCATTGCCCTGAAGGCCAACGCCAAAGGCCTGTTGCTGGGCCACTTCAGCGCGCGCTACAAAGATCTGTCGCCGATCTTGAAAGAAGCCCACGCCACCTTCGAGAACGCGCACCTGGCGGTGGAGGGCGATGTGTTCACGCTTTCGGATTAA
- a CDS encoding STAS domain-containing protein, whose amino-acid sequence MKYTIDKQEKYSLLRLHEEKLDSSVAPGLKSELITLHAEGVRNIVLDLGEVKYTDSSGLSALLVGNRIVQEDGGIFILTTLSDHTLKLIKISQLDSVLNILPKVEEAIDAVFMHEIEKDLKDSDGN is encoded by the coding sequence ATGAAGTATACGATTGACAAGCAGGAGAAATACAGTTTGTTGCGATTGCACGAAGAGAAGCTGGATTCCAGCGTGGCTCCTGGCCTGAAGTCCGAGTTGATCACCCTCCATGCCGAGGGTGTGCGCAACATTGTGCTGGACCTGGGCGAAGTGAAATACACCGACAGCTCCGGCCTCAGCGCCCTGCTGGTAGGCAACCGCATTGTCCAGGAGGACGGCGGCATATTTATCCTGACCACACTGTCGGACCACACGCTGAAGCTCATCAAGATCTCGCAGCTGGACAGCGTGCTCAACATCCTTCCCAAGGTGGAAGAGGCCATCGACGCCGTGTTCATGCACGAAATCGAAAAGGACCTGAAAGATTCTGACGGAAATTAA
- a CDS encoding phosphoribosylaminoimidazolesuccinocarboxamide synthase encodes MQAIKETHFNFPGQTGFYRGKVRDVYYFGDLMAMVATDRISAFDVILPKAIPDKGRVLNQIAAFNLQATRDLVPNWVLETPDQNVTIGFKCEPFAVEMVVRGYLAGHAAREYKAGKRTLCGVALPEGLKENDKLPNPIITPTTKAAVGHDEDISREEILKRGIVSEADYKKLEEYTLKLYKKGTELAAERGLILVDTKYEFGRHNGVIYLIDEVHTPDSSRYFYAEGYEARQKAGETQKQLSKEFVRQWLIENGFQGKEGQKVPEMTESKVGEISARYKELYEHVRGEALGAVDYGRLSQRIEQSILNSINSANLQAKKN; translated from the coding sequence ATGCAGGCCATCAAAGAAACCCACTTCAACTTCCCCGGCCAAACCGGGTTCTACCGCGGCAAGGTGCGGGACGTATATTACTTCGGCGACCTCATGGCCATGGTGGCCACCGACCGCATCTCGGCCTTTGACGTGATCCTGCCCAAGGCCATCCCCGACAAGGGGCGGGTGCTGAACCAGATCGCGGCCTTTAACCTGCAGGCTACCCGGGATTTGGTGCCCAACTGGGTGTTGGAAACCCCGGATCAGAATGTGACCATCGGCTTCAAATGCGAGCCCTTTGCCGTGGAAATGGTCGTGCGCGGCTACCTGGCTGGGCATGCGGCCCGTGAATACAAGGCGGGCAAGCGCACCCTGTGCGGTGTGGCGCTGCCTGAGGGACTGAAAGAGAACGACAAGCTTCCCAACCCGATCATTACCCCTACAACAAAGGCGGCAGTAGGCCACGACGAGGATATTAGCCGGGAGGAGATCCTGAAGCGGGGCATTGTTTCGGAGGCGGACTATAAGAAACTGGAAGAATACACCCTGAAGCTCTATAAAAAAGGTACCGAATTGGCCGCCGAGCGGGGGTTGATTCTCGTTGACACGAAGTATGAGTTTGGGAGGCACAACGGTGTGATCTATTTGATTGACGAGGTGCATACGCCGGACTCGTCGCGGTACTTCTATGCCGAGGGCTACGAGGCGCGGCAGAAGGCAGGGGAGACGCAGAAGCAGCTTTCGAAAGAATTTGTGCGCCAGTGGCTGATCGAGAACGGGTTCCAGGGCAAAGAAGGGCAGAAAGTGCCCGAAATGACCGAGAGCAAGGTGGGCGAGATTTCGGCCCGTTATAAAGAGCTCTATGAGCACGTGCGGGGGGAGGCGCTGGGGGCGGTGGACTATGGCCGGCTATCCCAAAGAATCGAGCAAAGCATCCTGAATTCGATAAATTCCGCTAACTTACAAGCCAAGAAAAACTGA
- a CDS encoding serine hydrolase domain-containing protein — MNRFQFLSLTFQATWLGSLAVTHAYPAFKPVPQKQGDPDLDQLLPQLLKDWKTPAVSVAIIKDGKMSWNKAFGVRDTTTNEKVDVDTTFEAASISKTVFAYAVMKLCEKKIMNLDTPLATYYPELFAKGDARLQVITARQVLSHQSGLTEWRQSPSPTFQSDPTKEFNYSGEGYYLLQTVLTHLVGKAFTQPCETFESDYPVCATDFADYMQRTILDPFGMTSSSYLWSEKLARNHASAHDVQAKSFVKKHQQAVDMARYGSAGGLLTTAKDYAKFLISLFEGKDNDPYRLNSSSLQEMLRPQIKLRDDQKVDECNAWALGWGIRDLPAGRVVIHSGGQSGFKSLAIASIDKRSGFVALTNGDNGGHVIYRLADALGYPYS, encoded by the coding sequence ATGAATCGCTTTCAATTCCTGTCGTTAACTTTTCAGGCAACATGGCTTGGTTCTTTAGCAGTGACCCATGCGTATCCGGCGTTCAAACCTGTTCCGCAAAAGCAAGGCGATCCCGACCTCGATCAACTTCTCCCCCAACTCTTAAAAGATTGGAAAACACCTGCCGTATCCGTAGCCATCATCAAAGATGGAAAGATGTCTTGGAACAAAGCCTTTGGTGTAAGGGATACCACTACGAACGAGAAGGTTGATGTGGACACAACTTTTGAAGCCGCCTCGATAAGCAAAACGGTATTCGCCTATGCGGTGATGAAGTTATGCGAGAAAAAGATCATGAATCTCGATACTCCATTGGCCACGTATTACCCCGAACTATTCGCTAAAGGCGATGCGCGACTTCAGGTGATCACTGCGCGACAAGTACTTTCCCATCAATCGGGGCTGACCGAATGGCGACAGTCTCCATCACCCACTTTTCAATCCGATCCCACGAAGGAATTCAACTACTCTGGTGAAGGATACTATCTGTTGCAGACCGTCTTGACCCATCTTGTTGGTAAAGCATTTACACAACCTTGTGAAACGTTCGAGTCAGACTATCCGGTATGTGCCACCGACTTTGCCGATTATATGCAGCGAACGATCCTCGATCCGTTTGGCATGACTTCAAGCAGCTATCTGTGGAGTGAGAAACTGGCCAGGAATCACGCCAGTGCGCATGATGTGCAGGCCAAATCGTTCGTCAAGAAACATCAGCAGGCTGTTGACATGGCACGCTACGGGTCCGCCGGTGGACTCCTTACGACGGCGAAGGACTACGCCAAATTTTTGATAAGTCTTTTCGAAGGGAAAGACAACGATCCGTATCGACTAAACTCGTCGAGTCTTCAGGAAATGCTTCGTCCACAGATAAAACTTCGCGACGATCAAAAGGTTGACGAATGTAACGCATGGGCGTTGGGCTGGGGAATTCGTGACTTACCCGCGGGCAGGGTAGTTATACACTCCGGTGGCCAATCGGGATTCAAATCCCTTGCCATCGCATCTATTGACAAGAGATCCGGTTTCGTCGCGCTAACGAATGGAGACAACGGTGGACACGTGATCTATCGATTGGCGGACGCATTGGGATACCCTTATTCGTGA
- a CDS encoding ABC transporter permease gives MLQHNILLICRSFKKYYGTFCINLIGLSTGLTAALFIYLWVHDELTVDTFHEKDRQLFQVLKNTPTESGIFTMDGTPARLAEALAKEIPEVEYAASVTNSDWSSGKGLISYNGTRINAEGQFVSKDYFNVFSYSFIQGDQKTALSDKYNIILSENLAMKLFNTTDDVVGKIVEWKHEGLDGLFTVSGIYKQLPANSSIKADMLLNYELFLEKNPKLEDWRNSDPSTYLVLRKDTDVDRFNTKISGFIKSKNKNSEATIFLQHYSEKYLHNRYENGKPAGGRMAYVTLFSIVAVFILLNACINFMNLSTAKAMRRFKEVGVRKVMGAKRRTLIFQFLLESMLMTSLSFIAAVVLIRLLLPWFNEITAKQLSLSFDPRLIMGAFGIAILTGVVSGSYPSLYLSNFNPVAALKGKLNSHIGELWTRKGLVLFQSMISVILMISTWIVYKQIELVQTKNLGYNRDNIVYFEMGANDAIKDNKAFESDLELRLQEVKRIPGVLNASNFRHSITNRQGGTTDVSWEGKDPNNSIEFTDLAGGYDFIETLGIEMKAGRSYSRDFAAEQSKVVLNEKAVEVMGLKDPVGKVIRIWGEDQEIIGVTKNFHFQSLYEEIKPLFFDLSVNRRVSKIMVKIKAGSERETLEQLGKLYAVHNPGVAFEYAFLDSDYQALYESENRVAALSKYFAGISIVISCLGLFGLAVFTAERKKKEIGIRKVLGSSVFRIVYLLSGEFFKTVFVSLLIAFPISYMVTRKWLDSFAYKIELSWWHFVGTGILVLLVTGLTIGAQAVKAALANPTKSLKEE, from the coding sequence ATGCTACAACACAACATCCTCCTGATCTGCAGAAGTTTCAAGAAGTATTACGGCACGTTCTGCATCAACTTAATCGGCCTCTCCACCGGGCTAACCGCCGCACTTTTCATCTACCTCTGGGTACACGACGAGCTAACCGTTGACACATTTCACGAAAAAGACCGTCAACTTTTCCAGGTATTGAAAAACACTCCTACCGAATCCGGGATTTTTACAATGGATGGCACACCCGCCCGATTGGCGGAGGCCTTGGCGAAAGAAATACCGGAAGTGGAGTATGCCGCGTCCGTTACAAACTCGGATTGGTCTTCGGGGAAAGGCCTCATTTCCTACAACGGCACGCGGATCAATGCGGAAGGTCAGTTTGTGAGTAAGGATTACTTCAATGTATTTTCCTATAGTTTTATTCAGGGAGATCAGAAAACAGCACTTTCGGATAAGTATAACATTATCCTTTCGGAAAACTTGGCGATGAAGCTCTTCAACACAACAGACGATGTCGTCGGCAAGATCGTTGAATGGAAGCATGAAGGACTCGACGGGCTCTTTACGGTTTCCGGGATCTACAAACAGCTCCCAGCAAATTCATCCATCAAGGCTGATATGCTACTTAACTATGAATTGTTCCTCGAGAAAAATCCGAAGCTGGAGGACTGGCGTAATAGTGATCCCAGTACTTATTTGGTGTTGAGAAAAGACACCGATGTCGATCGGTTCAATACTAAAATTTCCGGGTTCATAAAGAGCAAGAATAAAAATTCAGAGGCGACTATTTTCCTTCAGCACTATTCCGAAAAGTATCTCCACAACCGGTATGAGAATGGGAAACCCGCGGGCGGGCGAATGGCATATGTAACGTTATTTTCCATTGTTGCCGTGTTCATCCTGCTCAATGCCTGTATCAATTTTATGAACCTGTCGACGGCGAAGGCCATGAGGCGATTTAAAGAAGTCGGCGTGAGAAAAGTGATGGGAGCCAAACGAAGGACGCTGATCTTTCAATTTCTCCTGGAATCGATGTTGATGACTTCACTGTCCTTTATCGCGGCCGTTGTTCTGATCAGATTGCTTCTCCCCTGGTTTAATGAAATTACGGCAAAACAACTCTCGCTTAGTTTTGATCCAAGACTGATCATGGGCGCTTTCGGGATAGCCATTCTCACGGGAGTGGTTTCTGGCAGCTATCCATCGCTTTACCTATCAAATTTCAATCCGGTGGCGGCACTGAAAGGCAAGTTGAACTCGCACATCGGGGAGCTTTGGACGAGAAAAGGGTTGGTTCTTTTTCAATCCATGATATCGGTCATCTTGATGATCTCTACCTGGATCGTGTACAAACAAATTGAATTGGTGCAGACCAAGAACCTGGGCTACAACCGCGACAATATTGTCTATTTTGAAATGGGTGCGAACGATGCCATCAAGGACAATAAGGCCTTTGAATCCGATCTTGAATTGCGCTTACAGGAAGTGAAAAGGATACCCGGAGTGTTAAACGCCTCCAATTTCAGACACAGCATCACCAACCGCCAAGGTGGAACCACAGATGTTAGTTGGGAGGGCAAGGATCCAAACAACTCCATTGAATTCACCGACCTGGCTGGCGGATATGATTTTATTGAAACGCTTGGCATCGAGATGAAAGCGGGTCGCTCCTATTCGAGAGATTTTGCTGCCGAACAATCAAAAGTGGTTTTGAATGAGAAAGCTGTCGAAGTCATGGGGCTTAAAGATCCGGTGGGCAAAGTGATCAGGATCTGGGGTGAAGATCAGGAAATTATTGGGGTGACAAAAAACTTCCATTTCCAATCGCTTTATGAAGAGATCAAGCCGCTCTTTTTTGATTTAAGCGTGAACAGAAGGGTTTCCAAAATTATGGTGAAAATCAAAGCGGGGAGTGAACGGGAAACGCTTGAACAGCTTGGCAAACTCTATGCGGTGCACAATCCTGGAGTTGCCTTTGAGTATGCGTTCCTCGACAGCGACTACCAGGCACTTTATGAATCTGAAAATAGAGTGGCCGCGCTGTCCAAATATTTTGCGGGCATCTCCATTGTCATTTCGTGTCTGGGCTTGTTTGGGTTAGCGGTGTTTACGGCGGAGCGAAAGAAAAAGGAAATTGGGATCAGGAAGGTGTTGGGATCGAGTGTGTTCAGGATCGTTTATCTTTTGTCGGGTGAGTTTTTTAAGACGGTCTTTGTGTCCCTTTTGATCGCCTTCCCCATTAGTTATATGGTGACCAGGAAATGGCTTGACAGCTTTGCGTATAAGATTGAATTGAGTTGGTGGCATTTTGTGGGAACAGGGATCTTAGTGCTTTTGGTGACGGGGTTAACGATTGGGGCGCAGGCTGTTAAGGCCGCTTTGGCTAATCCGACAAAGTCATTAAAAGAAGAGTGA
- a CDS encoding CcmD family protein yields the protein MKYSKLILFFVLALSCYQSFCQAEASVEMADTLRSNGKIYTVVIGLVVILTGVVLFLLRVDKKVRDLGKK from the coding sequence ATGAAATACAGTAAACTGATTTTATTTTTTGTCCTTGCACTCTCGTGCTATCAATCCTTTTGCCAGGCAGAGGCATCAGTAGAAATGGCCGACACCCTTCGCAGCAACGGAAAGATCTACACGGTCGTCATCGGACTTGTGGTGATCTTGACGGGGGTGGTTTTGTTTCTACTGCGCGTGGATAAGAAGGTGAGGGATCTCGGTAAGAAATAA
- the ccsA gene encoding cytochrome c biogenesis protein, with product MKKSRLEWWKILTIILLYYTVIGGFLLPVPRLPILNESIRLFYFHFPMWCAMLLLFIISVVSSVKYLRTGNIAADDYAAESAKVGLFFGILGLATGSLWAKATWGTYWTSDPKLNNTAIALMIYLAYFVLRGSVQDEVQRGRLSSVYNIFAFAILIPLIFILPRMQDSLHPGNGGNPGFRLFDTSHDLKLVLYTAVLAFCLLGWWLTTLLLHIKTYNRLRDEIQ from the coding sequence ATGAAGAAATCTCGCCTGGAGTGGTGGAAAATTCTCACCATCATCCTTTTATATTATACCGTGATCGGCGGTTTCCTGTTGCCCGTGCCGCGGCTGCCGATCCTGAATGAAAGCATCCGCCTGTTCTATTTCCATTTCCCGATGTGGTGTGCCATGCTCTTGCTTTTCATTATCTCGGTGGTATCGTCCGTCAAATATCTAAGAACCGGCAACATTGCGGCCGACGACTATGCCGCCGAGTCCGCCAAAGTTGGGTTGTTCTTTGGCATACTGGGCTTGGCCACGGGCAGCCTATGGGCAAAGGCCACCTGGGGAACCTATTGGACAAGCGACCCCAAGCTAAACAACACCGCCATTGCCCTGATGATCTACCTGGCTTATTTTGTCTTGCGCGGCTCCGTGCAGGATGAAGTGCAGCGCGGAAGGTTGAGTAGCGTCTACAACATCTTTGCTTTCGCCATCCTCATTCCCCTCATCTTCATTCTCCCCCGCATGCAGGACTCTCTCCATCCCGGCAACGGCGGCAACCCCGGCTTCCGCCTGTTCGACACCTCACACGACCTAAAACTCGTGCTCTACACCGCCGTCCTCGCGTTTTGCCTGCTGGGCTGGTGGCTCACCACCTTGCTACTCCACATAAAAACCTATAACCGTCTTCGCGATGAAATACAGTAA